In Flavobacterium sp. WV_118_3, one DNA window encodes the following:
- a CDS encoding 1,4-dihydroxy-2-naphthoate polyprenyltransferase, with the protein MSAKIWLEAARLRTLPLSISGILVGSFYAYKHYSDSPNYWIIFGLAFLTTLGLQVLSNFANDYGDGVKGTDNKDRIGPQRAIQSGAITPEQMKKGIIMVSVATLIIAITLIYASFGSDNFGFSLFFFVLGLAAITAAIKYTVGKSAYGYRGLGDLFVFIFFGLVSVLGTNFLYAQSLDLKLFLPAISVGLLSVAVLNLNNMRDRESDIKSGKNTLVVKIGAQNAKRYHIGIVLLAMLLGLVFAIWSDFEWKQYLFVVAYIPLLKHLKTVIDNKDPKALDPELKKVALSTFLFSVLLSVVLTF; encoded by the coding sequence ATGAGTGCCAAAATCTGGCTGGAAGCCGCACGATTGAGAACCCTTCCGTTATCCATTTCCGGAATATTGGTAGGAAGTTTTTATGCATATAAACACTATTCGGACAGTCCGAATTACTGGATTATTTTTGGTTTGGCGTTTCTGACAACCTTAGGACTACAGGTGCTTTCGAACTTTGCCAATGATTATGGCGATGGTGTAAAAGGAACCGATAATAAAGATCGAATCGGTCCGCAGCGCGCCATACAAAGTGGTGCGATCACACCTGAGCAGATGAAAAAAGGAATCATTATGGTGTCGGTAGCCACTTTAATCATTGCAATAACGCTAATTTATGCGTCGTTTGGCAGTGACAATTTCGGATTTTCCTTGTTTTTCTTTGTCCTGGGATTAGCGGCGATTACGGCAGCGATTAAATATACCGTTGGGAAATCGGCCTACGGTTACAGAGGATTGGGTGACCTGTTTGTATTTATCTTCTTCGGATTGGTGAGCGTACTCGGAACCAATTTCCTGTATGCCCAATCGTTAGATCTGAAGTTGTTTTTACCGGCGATAAGTGTCGGTTTACTAAGTGTAGCAGTACTGAATCTAAACAATATGCGCGATCGCGAATCCGATATCAAATCCGGAAAAAACACATTAGTCGTAAAAATCGGCGCTCAAAATGCTAAACGTTACCATATCGGTATTGTGCTACTTGCCATGCTATTGGGATTGGTATTTGCGATCTGGTCTGACTTTGAATGGAAACAGTACCTTTTTGTAGTGGCCTATATTCCGCTTTTAAAACATCTGAAAACAGTTATCGATAATAAAGATCCGAAAGCATTGGATCCCGAACTGAAAAAAGTAGCTTTAAGTACGTTTCTTTTTTCCGTTTTACTATCTGTAGTATTAACTTTTTAA
- a CDS encoding PH domain-containing protein, with amino-acid sequence MNFNEPQRQSLVGILVMFTDTFQRIVRGLWPILVIWLFKFNELNKALVVSGIVGLFVFVAIVAYLQYRNFTFYIDDQNNEFVIHKGVLNKTRIAIKLQKIQQVTINQSFIQKLIGVYALDVDTAGTQKKEAVIRAVSHQLAQALKMRLLEGEKNNESETTVATEQTTPFIKISFSSLFKIGITSNYLRSFALLIAFFGTIYENVQSYMRANEIDGEKFDAYVDQGLAMYSITILIVILLGVLLFLNLGRTIIKYFDFKITRQHQSLLLSYGLLNTKNTIIRPEKVQIVSTSRNYLQKKMDTLTLKIRQASGNADQEENDKQAITIPGCSEAERDRIMALLFHKIPEQGVALLPNIRRLIVGGILYLFGPMLILFLLYEFTVLPIAEYLIFVPVYITFTGLLLYFGFRNNRLFVTDEFIICRKGVWDIEHQIIEPHKIQAIRTSQLFWHKNADIGSITLYTAGGTISFHLGDFSKIKELVNVWLYQVETAPKGWM; translated from the coding sequence ATGAACTTTAACGAACCACAACGCCAATCACTCGTCGGAATCCTGGTTATGTTTACGGATACGTTTCAACGTATCGTACGCGGACTATGGCCGATTTTGGTGATTTGGCTTTTTAAATTTAACGAACTCAATAAAGCACTGGTTGTTTCGGGAATTGTCGGACTATTTGTGTTTGTCGCCATTGTAGCCTATTTGCAATACCGGAATTTTACTTTTTATATAGACGATCAGAACAATGAGTTTGTCATCCATAAAGGCGTATTAAACAAAACCAGAATTGCGATCAAACTGCAAAAAATCCAACAGGTAACAATCAACCAATCGTTTATACAGAAACTGATTGGCGTTTATGCATTGGATGTCGATACGGCCGGAACGCAGAAAAAAGAAGCCGTAATCCGGGCTGTTTCGCATCAATTGGCACAGGCTTTAAAAATGCGTTTGCTGGAAGGTGAAAAAAACAACGAATCGGAAACCACCGTCGCTACGGAACAAACCACACCATTTATCAAAATCAGTTTTTCCAGTTTGTTTAAGATTGGAATTACCTCGAATTACCTCCGCAGTTTTGCGCTATTAATCGCCTTTTTTGGAACCATTTACGAAAATGTACAAAGCTATATGCGGGCAAATGAAATCGATGGTGAAAAATTTGATGCCTATGTAGATCAAGGACTTGCGATGTATTCCATCACGATTTTGATTGTCATTCTTTTGGGAGTACTGTTATTCTTAAACCTCGGACGAACGATTATTAAATATTTCGATTTTAAAATCACCCGGCAACATCAGTCGTTGTTATTGTCGTATGGATTATTGAATACCAAAAATACGATCATCCGCCCGGAAAAAGTACAGATCGTTTCCACCAGTCGGAATTACCTGCAAAAGAAAATGGACACGCTTACGCTAAAAATCCGACAAGCTTCCGGGAATGCCGATCAGGAGGAAAACGACAAACAGGCGATTACCATTCCGGGATGTTCCGAAGCCGAACGCGATCGTATCATGGCATTGCTGTTTCATAAAATTCCGGAACAGGGCGTTGCTTTGTTACCGAATATCAGACGATTGATCGTAGGAGGGATCCTGTACCTGTTTGGCCCGATGTTGATTTTGTTTTTATTGTATGAATTTACCGTGTTACCTATAGCGGAATACCTTATTTTTGTACCGGTATATATAACCTTTACCGGTTTGTTATTGTATTTTGGTTTTCGAAACAACCGTTTGTTTGTCACCGACGAATTTATCATCTGTAGAAAAGGCGTCTGGGATATCGAACACCAGATTATCGAACCACATAAAATACAAGCCATCCGTACGAGTCAGTTGTTCTGGCATAAAAATGCCGATATTGGAAGTATTACCCTGTATACGGCCGGAGGAACGATTTCCTTCCATTTAGGGGATTTTTCAAAAATAAAAGAACTGGTAAATGTATGGCTTTATCAGGTGGAAACCGCACCGAAAGGTTGGATGTGA
- a CDS encoding PH domain-containing protein, whose amino-acid sequence MNADRNTTTMESFTNTSIDTSQLPRFEAVDFEPLQADYKKVIFFNTAVFALILIGILGAFLLINPDMVFGTVLLIGILAIVFVIMMTLVIALVSFHKKGFAFRQHDVLFKSGVVATTITVIPYNRVQHVALHEGPVSRKLDLATIEIFTAGGSGSDIRIAGLRKEQADRIKQLIMAKLIEEIPPIASENKEVPPVKLTEDEL is encoded by the coding sequence ATGAATGCCGACCGAAACACAACTACTATGGAATCGTTTACCAATACCAGTATTGACACCAGTCAGTTACCGCGATTTGAAGCGGTTGACTTTGAACCGCTACAGGCCGACTATAAAAAAGTGATCTTTTTTAATACCGCTGTTTTTGCCTTGATCCTGATCGGAATTTTGGGGGCGTTTCTGCTGATCAACCCGGATATGGTTTTTGGAACCGTATTATTAATAGGTATTTTGGCGATTGTATTTGTTATTATGATGACGCTGGTAATTGCCTTGGTTTCTTTTCATAAAAAAGGATTTGCCTTTCGGCAGCATGATGTCTTGTTTAAAAGCGGTGTAGTTGCCACAACCATAACTGTGATCCCCTATAATCGGGTGCAACACGTGGCGTTACACGAAGGACCGGTTTCCCGGAAGCTGGATCTGGCAACGATCGAAATTTTTACGGCCGGAGGTAGCGGGAGCGATATTCGTATTGCCGGACTCCGAAAAGAACAGGCCGATCGGATCAAACAATTGATCATGGCCAAATTAATCGAAGAAATACCGCCGATTGCATCTGAAAACAAAGAGGTTCCACCGGTAAAACTTACGGAAGATGAACTTTAA
- a CDS encoding 1,4-dihydroxy-2-naphthoyl-CoA synthase produces the protein MSTINWQTVREFEDITYKKCNGVARIAFNRPDVRNAFRPKTTSELYQAFYDAQEDTSIGVVLLSAEGPSSKDGVYSFCSGGDQKARGHQGYVGEDGMHRLNILEVQRLIRFMPKAVIAVVPGWAVGGGHSLHVVCDLTLASKEHAIFKQTDADVTSFDGGYGSAYLAKMVGQKKAREIFFLGRNYSAQEAFEMGMVNAVIPHAELEDTAYEWAQEILAKSPTSIKMLKFAMNLTDDGMVGQQVFAGEATRLAYMTDEAVEGRNAFLEKRKPNFEKKWIP, from the coding sequence ATGAGTACGATAAACTGGCAGACTGTTCGGGAATTCGAAGACATAACCTATAAAAAATGCAATGGGGTAGCCCGAATTGCCTTTAATCGTCCGGATGTGCGCAATGCCTTCCGTCCGAAAACAACAAGTGAATTATATCAGGCTTTCTACGATGCACAGGAAGATACCTCTATTGGTGTCGTATTATTGTCGGCTGAAGGACCTTCGTCTAAAGACGGTGTTTATTCATTTTGCAGTGGTGGTGATCAAAAAGCAAGAGGACACCAGGGCTATGTTGGAGAAGATGGCATGCACCGTTTAAACATTCTGGAAGTACAGCGATTGATCCGTTTTATGCCAAAAGCCGTTATTGCCGTAGTACCGGGATGGGCTGTAGGTGGCGGACATAGTTTACACGTGGTTTGCGACCTGACACTGGCGAGTAAAGAACACGCCATTTTTAAACAAACCGATGCCGATGTAACCAGTTTTGACGGTGGATACGGATCGGCGTACCTGGCCAAAATGGTCGGACAGAAAAAAGCAAGAGAAATTTTCTTTTTAGGGCGTAATTATTCGGCTCAGGAAGCTTTTGAAATGGGAATGGTTAATGCCGTAATTCCGCATGCGGAACTGGAAGATACCGCTTATGAATGGGCACAGGAAATTTTAGCAAAATCGCCAACGTCTATCAAGATGTTGAAATTTGCAATGAACCTTACTGACGACGGAATGGTTGGACAACAGGTATTTGCCGGTGAGGCGACACGTTTGGCCTATATGACCGATGAAGCGGTAGAAGGAAGAAATGCCTTTTTGGAAAAACGCAAACCAAACTTCGAAAAGAAATGGATTCCATAA
- a CDS encoding C1 family peptidase, with product MKKIFVSAALLGLIFSAQAQKYEFQTVTDLEALPVISQGNTGTCWSFSTSSFLESEVIRLTGKKIDLSEMYQVRNTYPKKADNYIMRQGKAQFGEGGLAHDVINSVADYGLVPNSVFTGLNGTSETFNHAEMVAVMESMLKTYAENPGKKLSPNWKKAIEAMLDIYIGKNVTEFTYEGKKYTPKSFQAMTKINPKDYVTITSFTHTPNYGTFILNVPDNFSNGSFYNLPLEEYIANIDNALANGFTVELDCDVSEPTFSGKYGVAVIPGDDADTKTILTEIKPEKVITPEYRQAEFENLATQDDHLMHIVGKVKDQKGNIYYKVKNSWGTDPNRVANGGYVYMSVPYMKLKSISVLVHKDALQKDTRKKLGL from the coding sequence ATGAAAAAGATTTTTGTTTCGGCAGCCTTACTGGGTTTAATTTTTTCAGCTCAGGCTCAAAAATATGAGTTTCAAACCGTTACCGACCTAGAGGCCTTACCGGTAATCAGTCAGGGTAACACTGGAACCTGCTGGAGTTTTTCTACTTCTTCTTTTCTGGAATCGGAAGTGATTCGTTTAACCGGAAAGAAAATCGATTTATCCGAAATGTATCAGGTACGCAATACCTATCCTAAAAAAGCGGACAACTATATTATGCGTCAGGGCAAAGCGCAATTTGGAGAAGGCGGATTGGCACATGATGTGATCAATAGTGTAGCCGATTACGGTTTGGTTCCAAATAGCGTTTTTACAGGACTTAACGGAACATCCGAAACCTTTAACCACGCCGAAATGGTAGCCGTAATGGAAAGTATGTTAAAAACCTATGCTGAAAATCCGGGTAAAAAATTATCGCCTAACTGGAAAAAAGCGATCGAAGCGATGCTGGATATTTATATCGGTAAAAACGTAACGGAGTTTACTTACGAAGGTAAAAAATACACCCCAAAAAGCTTTCAGGCGATGACCAAAATCAACCCGAAAGACTATGTTACGATTACTTCGTTTACCCATACACCCAATTACGGGACGTTTATCCTAAATGTTCCGGATAATTTTTCGAACGGTAGTTTTTACAACCTTCCATTGGAAGAATATATCGCCAATATCGACAATGCACTGGCCAATGGTTTTACCGTGGAACTGGATTGTGACGTGAGCGAACCTACTTTCTCCGGAAAATATGGTGTTGCTGTGATTCCTGGTGATGATGCCGATACCAAAACTATTTTAACCGAAATCAAACCGGAAAAAGTCATTACACCGGAATACCGTCAGGCAGAATTTGAGAATTTAGCAACTCAGGATGATCACCTGATGCATATTGTCGGAAAAGTAAAAGACCAAAAAGGAAACATCTATTATAAAGTGAAAAACTCCTGGGGTACCGATCCGAATCGTGTTGCCAACGGTGGTTATGTTTATATGAGCGTTCCGTATATGAAACTAAAATCGATTTCAGTTTTGGTTCATAAAGATGCCTTACAAAAAGATACCCGTAAAAAGCTGGGATTGTAA
- a CDS encoding serine hydrolase domain-containing protein — protein sequence MKLRQYIPLFSILLLVACNKKDNSRDSDNNPNDTALLAGDFSIKLPKVSTRFISDNKAFVERFYNKHYNANDYSGGFLVAKNGQIIYENYSGYAYKEKGNKITEDTPIHIASVSKMITAVAVMKLAEEEKIKFDLPVKNYLPEFPYEKTTVRMLLNHRSGLRNYAYFTADKGVWDKKKTLTNQDVLTLLATKNVGLESQPGTRFGYCNTNYALLALIIEKVTGKKYPTVMKEMIFEPLGMTHTFVFDDLKKKDEVSQSYKGNYLRLAFEFLDQVYGDKNIYSTPRDLLKFDIATYNNDFLSQEMKAEMFKGYSYERKGTRNYGLGVRMLEFETGQKYFFHNGWWHGNTSSLVTLRKDTVSIIALSNKYTHKTYQTKKLAPHFGDYPFKFSKEESDE from the coding sequence ATGAAACTGAGACAATATATCCCCCTATTTTCTATATTATTATTAGTTGCCTGCAATAAAAAAGATAATTCCCGAGATTCTGACAATAACCCTAACGATACAGCCTTACTAGCAGGCGATTTTTCGATTAAATTACCTAAGGTTTCCACTCGTTTTATTTCGGATAACAAAGCTTTTGTGGAGCGCTTTTATAACAAACACTATAACGCTAACGATTATAGCGGTGGTTTTTTGGTGGCCAAAAACGGTCAGATTATTTACGAAAATTATAGTGGTTATGCCTATAAGGAAAAAGGTAATAAAATAACCGAAGACACTCCGATTCATATTGCTTCGGTGAGTAAAATGATCACGGCCGTTGCCGTAATGAAACTGGCCGAAGAAGAAAAAATCAAATTCGACCTACCTGTTAAAAATTATCTCCCTGAGTTTCCGTATGAAAAAACCACGGTACGGATGTTGTTAAACCACCGTAGCGGATTGCGTAACTATGCTTATTTTACCGCTGATAAAGGCGTTTGGGACAAGAAAAAAACCTTAACCAATCAGGATGTACTAACCCTTCTGGCTACCAAAAACGTGGGCTTGGAATCCCAGCCGGGTACCCGTTTCGGATATTGTAATACAAACTATGCTTTACTAGCGTTGATCATTGAAAAAGTAACCGGAAAAAAGTATCCGACAGTCATGAAGGAAATGATCTTTGAACCGCTGGGAATGACCCATACGTTTGTTTTTGACGATCTGAAAAAGAAAGACGAAGTGAGTCAGTCGTATAAAGGAAATTACCTTCGTCTGGCCTTTGAATTTCTGGATCAGGTATATGGCGATAAAAATATTTATTCTACACCGCGTGATCTTTTAAAATTTGATATCGCGACCTATAACAACGATTTTTTAAGTCAGGAGATGAAAGCCGAAATGTTTAAAGGCTATAGTTATGAACGCAAAGGAACCCGAAACTACGGATTAGGCGTGCGTATGTTGGAATTCGAAACCGGTCAGAAATACTTTTTCCATAACGGTTGGTGGCATGGAAACACTTCCTCTTTGGTAACCCTCCGAAAAGACACGGTTTCCATCATTGCCCTTTCCAATAAATACACCCATAAGACGTATCAGACCAAAAAGCTGGCACCGCATTTTGGTGATTACCCTTTCAAATTCAGTAAAGAAGAAAGCGACGAATAA